From Camelina sativa cultivar DH55 chromosome 5, Cs, whole genome shotgun sequence:
GGTCCGATACACCTGGTCTCTCCATTGATGATTATAAACTTGATGGTGATGCAATAAACGAAACGTTAACTCGCTACACAGCTTCCAAGATGATCAAGTTTCATCTAAGAAGCTGCATGATCAAGCACACTGTATCCAACATGGACAGGTGGATCGAGTTCGCCATGTCCCACAACGTGGAGGATCTATCCCTCTTTGTCGATTTTGTTCATGGTTATAACATTCCTGATATATTCTACATCAGTTCCCCTGTTAAGCAACTCTGCCTTATGTTACCGTATTTTCATGACTCTCAAATGCTCTGTATCTTAGACATCTTAGAAGAAGCTGTCCTTGTGGTATTGTTATCTCgcagatgactctattgctaaGATTCTATATGGATGTCCGGTTCTCGAAAGCTTAAAAATTGAATCACTCCAAACAACTTGAGGTTCTTGATCTCAGAAAATCGCTGCGCCTGAGAACATTAGAGATAATGGGGTCAGGAAAAACGCAGATTGTGGCACCACATATCCATTGTCTCACATTGCGAAGCTCTCAGTCACCATTTACTTTAGTTGATGTCTCATCTTTAACTGAAGCTAAACTGAACATTGGAATACAAGCCAGCGTCATGGATGGTTTACATAATGTCACAGTGTCAATGACTAAAATGCTAAAGAAGTTGGAGAATGCAAAGAGGCTTAGTTTTGGGGGAAGCTTTCTTCTGATATGTTTTGAGACCATTCTTGCATTCTCAAATATTGTCTTTAACTCTTTCTTACTTACTTTACTTATGTTGGTTATGAGGCTGTATAAGCAAATTTACGAATGGTATTAATTAATATGTGTTTTGGTGTTCACTATATCTCTTATGTTAGATTTTATCTCTTGCAACTTGCAAGGCGAGGTTTGTGGTGTTACTTTTCCAATGTTCAAGATAAAAGCTTTGACTCTTGATACAGAAATCTTCCAGTATGTTATTCCTGGTATAGAAAGACTTTTGCAAAACTCACCTGATTTAAAGATGGTGACAGTTGGTGAAGTACGCAACAGCTTACAGGTATGTAATTACCATGACCTTCTTTTATTAGTGTTTCCTTGGCCTCCCTTCTAACTATCATCGAGTTCGAATAATCATAGgaccattgttttttttttttttctgttgagtAGAGTATGTGTTTGGAGAAATACGTGGACTTCCAAGGCTTGAATCGGGATCAACGTTGGAATAGATACCCTCAGGATTTAGAGTCAAAGCACGTGGCTTCATTTGTGGAACTTGTGCTTAAAATTACGAAGACATTAGACAAGATGGTCGTACTGTTAAGTGATTACCGTAGGTTTAACTTTAAAGAGCGGGTGCAAACACTTTCTCACAACAATAATGTCTCCATTGTGCTCTCAACCACGCGGGCGACATTATATGACTGTTGAATCGTAGGGTTTAGTAGAGTCTTAATGAACATTTTACATCGACggtgatttttttcttgttttcactCACATCTTATCAGATTAGCATTTTGTAATTGAAACGATGGCGATATCAGTAACCTTCTCTATTTGTAAGATTAATCATCACATTTGTCGAATAACATGAATAAGATCTAATTATTTGCAAGTTTTAAGTTTTCATCTAATAATAACCAAACCAGTCAATTTATGTTGGAGAGAGTTTTAAAAGCAACTGATTACGTCTGAAGTTGCAATGGCTTGCGTGAACCTAAGGAATCCGTGTATGCTGAAGATAGATACGAATCTTTAGGTAAGACATAGATAAAATTAATGAAACGTTTCTTAAACTGGCAAGTCTTTTTAAAGGTATGGTTGTGCAACAAAAGTGATTCAAGAGGGACTCCATATGAaacagtgttttttttgttggtctcTTTAGACTTAAGTGACAGAAGAAACCTTAAAACAGACAAAGAGAAATAGAAAGCAGTTATAACACCACTTTGAACCTTTCTCTGTCTTCTTCAATTCATTTACACCATTCATCTTCTAAGATAAAATCCCAAAAGTTTTTCAACACTTGAAAACTTGTCTCTCTGTCTTGCAACTTTATATCTTCTTGAGCTTGGAGAAGGTTCCTGACTCTGAGAAGTAAGTGCTTTGAGTCCCACTGCCTAATCCTAGAGCCTGTTGCGGATTGCACAACTCTATCCCCTGTCAAATAGATAACCAATTGAAGTTAGAGAGGGATGAAAATGAATCACAACAAGATAAAACATTGGTCAGGAATCGAATGAAAATGTTTGTTACCTGCACAGGAGTGAAAGCCAGGCTCGATGTCAAACCAGAGGTAGTTGCACCACCTGTATACTGTCGTTCTTTAAGCCTGAAAAGAGCCATTGATACACAGTTCAAAATGAGAACGCACAGGAGATATTATGGAAGAACAGGGCAGGTTCAGTAAAGATTAATCTACAGGGTAAGAGTAATAACATAAAAATCGGAGAAACTGAGGAAACTTACTTTTTGGCGACCTTAGCATTAAGTTTCAGCTTGCTGGGAACACTGGATACTCGCAGCCTGTTGCTTCCTGCCTGGCCAAGCATTCCATAGCCTTCACCAAGTCCAGCACCTATCATCATGAACAACAGATATTAGACTAAGTTCTTTAAAAGTGGCCGTTAACAACAAGTAAAagtacaaaatatttttaccaaGGGAGCTCTCTTCGGGTGTACCAAACCGCATCCTGTTGGCCATCTTTCTCATATCTGTCACTGCATACCTAAATAAAAGAGAATGATGGTAAGAATACAGCAAGTAGTAGAATTCCATCTAGAGTCATTAAGGACACAAAGTAGGATGAAACAGGCTacctttctttcatttttcttagaCGGCGACCACCCCTTCTTTTCTTGGGCTCAGAATCAGGAACAGGAAGTGGCTTAGGCTGCCTTGCAGGAGGAGGTTCTTGCCACTTCTCAATCTTCTTACGGATCTCCTCCCTCAAAGCTCTTCCATTTATTCCTGCCATGTCCCCTCTAGTAGCATCAACTCTTGCTGCCAAAGTTGACTTTGCAGCCACAAGCCTGCTAGCGCGAGCACGAAGTCCAGGAGGTGTGCTTTGGAGAATCTCTGTCTGCTCCAAATAACCCACACGGGACTGTGATGTTGAAGAGAACCCAGCAAGGTTCTTCCTCTTGTGGCCAAGAACTTGAACATTACAGGCAGGCATTTTAGCAAGTGCTGACACACCTCCAGCAGTCCCAACGAGCTTAGCTGCAACAGCACTTCCAACAATGGCGGAAAGATTAGGTGCGATAGATCCCATCTTACTTTCAACAAAGTCAAGGACCTTCTTCCTTGCGGAATCAAGATCTAGAGCTCGATCACAAGCCCCTAACACCTTTTGCAGGACATCCTCTGGCAGTGGACTCCCTTTGGTGGTTAAAGAAGTAACTGAAATACCCATAATAATAGCAGATGGAAGAAGGTCACCAAGATCAACAAGAGTTATATCCGTCTCATTGCCAATCTTTTTCACAACACGGGCATAATCGATAGGGTGATGAACCAGAGACTCAAGCTCTTGAAACTTAAGCTTGTACTTGTCACGAATAAAGTTGTGGACAATAGCAATCTCATTCTCAATATCAACAGAGAGCTGATTGCAATCCACAATAAGCTTGTACTCAGGATCATCTTCCAATACAGTTCCTTTCTCAGCTCCATCAGAATCCTTTGCAAGAGCCTCCTCCACTTTCTGCATTATATCAATATATCTCTGACTTTTCTGTAGCTTAGAGACGATGTCGAGATCATCATAGTTAAGAGTCTCTAAATCCGCCATGTCCATGtcaacatcttcttcctcgtttCCAACATCACCATCATTCTCGTCCTGAATATGAATAATCGACcaaactacaaattaaaaaccATATCTCCTCCATgtcaaatatcaaaaacaaaaaaacgtaaaCAGAttaaaaatggttttaaaagaCACTCACCATTTCTGCTTCATTGTCAGATAACTCGTCAAGATCAGCAAGGAATGAATCTTCAAGAGTTGCCTATAACAACAGATCCAACATATTTAGTTAGCTAAGTCCCAACCTTACCATGTTCATATAGCAGAAAGgaacaaagagaaacaagaactactctgaaaccctaaatttggaattttttttactagatgattcaaatcaaaattaacaaaaacaaacaagagaggAGGGTTAATGAAAGAACACTTACCATAAACACTTACCGCAAACGCCTCAGTGACCTGCGGATGAAACGAAGAGGGAATCGTTtaatcagaaaccctaatttataCTGGAAGGTTGGGGATAATACTCAATTAAACAGACGAGGAAAAATCAAAGGAACCTGAATCGAAGGAGAAACCCAAATTGGAGATTTGAAGAACGGAGCAGTGAATGATGTTTGAAGAAGATTGAAGGCGACGAATGTGAGACTTGTTTTCAAGTTATAAAACCTTGTGTTAAGCCGAGTTTTCCAAGTCGGACATAGCAGTTGGGCCTAATTAAATGGGCCTTTCACCCACCTAAAATAAAAATGGGCTTCTGCAAATTTCAAATTTAGGGATTATTATGTAGCGATTCATGTTCTTACCACAAagtcccaaacaaaaaaaaataacaaatggaTAATGTTTTTGAGAGGATGGATATAGAATCGagaaaaaaataccatttttataATTGGGAACGTAAAAGGTGTTTGTAATAGCTTAActtaagaaattcaaataattgAGAACTGTGTACGTTTCTTTCTTGACAGTAACAGTAAACATGTTACACACCCGTGAGAGAGACTATGTCAGTGAAGAAGTCACATTCAACCAAATCCAATCTCTGCTAACTTTTCATCCAACCAAAAATTAAGATCCTTTCaagctttagaaaaaaaaaaaaaaaaaaagagagagttctTTGCTTCTCGTTTTGGAGGAGAAGTTCTCAAAAATAATGGATGAAATTGAAGAAGGAAGTAGCAACAATAGTCTCAGACGTGTTGGTACCGGAAGCAGTGACCGGAGATGGGTTGATGGAAGCGAGGTGGATTCTCAAACACCGCCGTTTTCTGAAATCTGCAGAGATAGAGATTACAGTTTTGGGAATTTGAGGAGGAGACTTATGAAAAAGCCTAAAAGAGCTGATTNCTCTTCCATTTATTCCTGCCATGTCCCCTCTAGTAGCATCAACTCTTGCTGCCAAAGTTGACTTTGCAGCCACAAGCCTGCTAGCGCGAGCACGAAGTCCAGGAGGTGTGCTTTGGAGAATCTCTGTCTGCTCCAAATAACCCACACGGGACTGTGATGTTGAAGAGAACCCAGCAAGGTTCTTCCTCTTGTGGCCAAGAACTTGAACATTACAGGCAGGCATTTTAGCAAGTGCTGACACACCTCCAGCAGTCCCAACGAGCTTAGCTGCAACAGCACTTCCAACAATGGCGGAAAGATTAGGTGCGATAGATCCCATCTTACTTTCAACAAAGTCAAGGACCTTCTTCCTTGCGGAATCAAGATCTAGAGCTCGATCACAAGCCCCTAACACCTTTTGCAGGACATCCTCTGGCAGTGGACTCCCTTTGGTGGTTAAAGAAGTAACTGAAATACCCATAATAATAGCAGATGGAAGAAGGTCACCAAGATCAACAAGAGTTATATCCGTCTCATTGCCAATCTTTTTCACAACACGGGCATAATCGATAGGGTGATGAACCAGAGACTCAAGCTCTTGAAACTTAAGCTTGTACTTGTCACGAATAAAGTTGTGGACAATAGCAATCTCATTCTCAATATCAACAGAGAGCTGATTGCAATCCACAATAAGCTTGTACTCAGGATCATCTTCCAATACAGTTCCTTTCTCAGCTCCATCAGAATCCTTTGCAAGAGCCTCCTCCACTTTCTGCATTATATCAATATATCTCTGACTTTTCTGTAGCTTAGAGACGATGTCGAGATCATCATAGTTAAGAGTCTCTAAATCCGCCATGTCCATGtcaacatcttcttcctcgtttCCAACATCACCATCATTCTCGTCCTGAATATGAATAATCGACcaaactacaaattaaaaaccATATCTCCTCCATgtcaaatatcaaaaacaaaaaaacgtaaaCAGAttaaaaatggttttaaaagaCACTCACCATTTCTGCTTCATTGTCAGATAACTCGTCAAGATCAGCAAGGAATGAATCTTCAAGAGTTGCCTATAACAACAGATCCAACATATTTAGTTAGCTAAGTCCCAACCTTACCATGTTCATATAGCAGAAAGgaacaaagagaaacaagaactactctgaaaccctaaatttggaattttttttactagatgattcaaatcaaaattaacaaaaacaaacaagagaggAGGGTTAATGAAAGAACACTTACCATAAACACTTACCGCAAACGCCTCAGTGACCTGCGGATGAAACGAAGAGGGAATCGTTtaatcagaaaccctaatttataCTGGAAGGTTGGGGATAATACTCAATTAAACAGACGAGGAAAAATCAAAGGAACCTGAATCGAAGGAGAAACCCAAATTGGAGATTTGAAGAACGGAGCAGTGAATGATGTTTGAAGAAGATTGAAGGCGACGAATGTGAGACTTGTTTTCAAGTTATAAAACCTTGTGTTAAGCCGAGTTTTCCAAGTCGGACATAGCAGTTGGGCCTAATTAAATGGGCCTTTCACCCACCTAAAATAAAAATGGGCTTCTGCAAATTTCAAATTTAGGGATTATTATGTAGCGATTCATGTTCTTACCACAAagtcccaaacaaaaaaaaataacaaatggaTAATGTTTTTGAGAGGATGGATATAGAATCGagaaaaaaataccatttttataATTGGGAACGTAAAAGGTGTTTGTAATAGCTTAActtaagaaattcaaataattgAGAACTGTGTACGTTTCTTTCTTGACAGTAACAGTAAACATGTTACACACCCGTGAGAGAGACTATGTCAGTGAAGAAGTCACATTCAACCAAATCCAATCTCTGCTAACTTTTCATCCAACCAAAAATTAAGATCCTTTCaagctttagaaaaaaaaaaaaaaaaacagagagagttcTTTGCTTCTCGTTTTGGAGGAGAAGTTCTCAAAAATAATGGATGAAATTGAAGAAGGAAGTAGCAACAATAGTCTCAGACGTGTTGGTACCGGAAGCAGTGACCGGAGATGGGTTGATGGAAGCGAGGTGGATTCTCAAACACCGCCGTTTTCTGAAATCTGCAGAGATAGAGATTACAGTTTTGGGAATTTGAGGAGGAGACTTATGAAAAAGCCTAAAAGAGCTGATTCTCTTGATGTTGAAGCCATGGAGATTGCAGGTTCTCATGGTCACAGTCTCAAGGTATGATGACTTCAAAGTTTTGGTGTTTGTGTTATTGACAATtgaaaagttttgaattttttttgtttgttaggaTTTGTCACTTTTGGGTACAGTTGGGATAGCGTTTCAGACGTTAGGTGTTGTTTATGGTGATATGGGGACATCCCCTTTGTATGTGTTCAGTGATGTTTTTAGTAAAGTTCCTATAAGAACAGAAGTTGATGTTCTTGGTGCCTTGTCTCTAGTCATCTACACTATTGCTGTGATTCCTTTGGCTAAGTATGTCTTTGTAGTCCTTAAAGCCAACGACAATGGTGAAGGTAATGCATCTGAATCTATGATTTTAGTATACTGGAGTTTATGTGGTTTCTTATTAGTGTATGTGTGTGTGCAGGAGGAACATTTGCGTTGTATTCACTTATTTGTAGGTATGCAAAGGTGAATAAGCTGCCAAATCAACAACCTGCTGATGAGCAGATCTCGAGTTTTAGGCTTAAACTCCCAACTCCTGAGTTGGAAAGAGCTCTGGGAATTAAAGAAGCTTTAGAGACTAAAGGGTACTtgaaaactcttcttcttctcttagtCCTAATGGGAACTTCCATGATTATTGGCGATGGGATTCTTACACCAGCTATGTCAGGTCAGTCTGATTTGTATTGTGTTTTGTTGCAATAGAGTTTCCCAAAAGGTTCGGTGGATTCATACACTAGTGTAACTTTCAAATCATTTACAGATAAACTACGAAGTGGTCTGGTCAAGATTGAGATTTGATCTTCCTTTTGATTCTTATGCAGTGATGTCTGCAATGAGTGGTTTACAAGGTGAAGTTGAAGGATTTGGAACAAGTGGGTAACTCAATCATATGATTTCTCTCTTTATGTCTAAGCAATTGCGTCTTGATCTTGACCTTGGTGTGTTGTTTTTGCTCAGATGCATTGGTTATGTCTTCAATTGTGATTCTCGTGGCTTTGTTCAGCATACAACGGTTTGGGACGGGTAAAGTAGGTTTTCTATTTGCTCCAGTTCTTGCGCTATGGTTCTTCTCTCTCGGTGCTATTGGAATCTATAATCTTTTGAAGTACGACATCACTGTCATAAGAGCATTAAACCCgttttacattattttgttcttcaagAAGAATAGCAAACAGGCTTGGTCTGCTCTTGGTGGATGTGTCTTATGCATTACAGGTTAGTAAACACGCACTCTCAACTTACAACGTCTaaataaagaaaccaaacctCTGTTACTTACAAAGTGTTTGAAACTACACAGGAGCCGAAGCAATGTTTGCAGATTTGGGACATTTCTCAGTTCGTTCTATACAGATGGCATTCACTTGCGTGGTATTCCCATGCCTTCTCTTAGCTTACATGGGTCAAGCTGCTTATCTAACAAAGCATCCTGATGCCTCGGCTCGTATATTCTATGATTCAGTTCCAGGTAACCAATCAATATATCTTCAAGGTCTCAGCTACTATTATATAATAGATGTCAAAAATGCTGAAACTGTGATATAATGCAATGTTGAGCAGCGAGTTTGTTCTGGCCGGTGTTTGTGATCGCAACATTAGCGGCGATGATAGCAAGCCAAGCCATGATCTCTGCAACTTTCTCATGCGTCAAACAAGCAATGGCTCTTGGTTGCTTCCCAAGGCTGAAGATAATCCACACTTCTAAGAAACGGATGGGTCAAATCTACATTCCTGTCATCAATTGGTTCTTGATGATCATGTGCATACTCGTCGTCTCCATCTTCAGAAGCACAACCCACATCGCCAATGCTTACGGTCAGTTTGGTTTTTTGTGCTGAGTCTTAGAAAAGGCTTTCTGttttttgatgtttgtttttctcaatgTTTCTATTTTCTTGTTTCAGGCATAGCAGAGGTTGGTGTAATGATGGTGAGCACAGTGTTGGTAACGCTAGTGATGCTTCTCATTTGGCAAACCAATCTATTTCTGGCTATCTGTTTTCCACTTATATTCGGATCCGTTGAGACCATTTACTTGCTTGCGGTTCTCACCAAGATCTTGGAAGGTGGTTGGGTTCCTCTAGTATTCGCCACTTTCTTCCTCACCGTAATGTACATTTGGAACTATGGAAGCGTTCTCAAGTACCAAAGCGAGGTTAGGGAAAGAATCTCAATGGATTTTATGCGTGAACTCGGTTCAACTCTTGGAACAATTCGAATCCCCGGGATTGGACTCCTTTATAATGAGCTTGTCCAAGGCATACCTTCCATTTTTGGACAGTTCTTGCTCACTCTTCCCGCAATTCACTCAACAATCATCTTTGTCTGTATCAAATATGTTCCTGTCCCGGTCGTTCCTCAAGAGGAGAGGTTCCTTTTCAGACGGGTATGTCCTAAGGACTACCATATGTTCAGGTGCATTGCAAGGTACGGTTACAAAGATGTTAGAAAGGAAGATTCTAGAGTCTTTGAACAGCTTCTTATTGAAAGTTTAGAGAAGTTCTTGCGATGTGAAGCGTTAGAGGATGCTTTAGAGAGCACTCTGAATGATTTTGATCCCGATAGGGTTTCTGTTGCAAGTGATACTTACACAGATGACCTCATGGCTCCTCTCATTCACCGTGCAAAGCGGTCTGAGCCAGAGCAAGAGTTTGATTCAGAGGTTTTGCCGTCTTCAAGCGTAGGGTCGTCTATGGAGGAAGATCCAGCTCTAGAATATGAGCTTGCGGCTTTGAGAGAAGCCACGGACTCGGGGCTAACGTATTTGCTGGCTCATGGAGATGTGAGGGCGAAGAAGAATTCGATTTTTTTGAAGAAGCTTGTGATTAATTACTTCTATGCGTTTTTGAGAAGGAACTGCAGAGCTGGGGCTGCGAACCTCACTGTTCCTCATATGAACATCTTGCAAGCTGGGATGACTTATATGGtctaatgtttgatttttttaagttatactCTCTTTGGATCATTTCTCCTTATCATCCCTCCATGGATTAGGGTTTGTGTCTTGCAGACGACGTTGTGATTGTCGTTACCATGAGGGAGAAGCCATATTGTAATAGTTAGGtaggaaaataaaattgtacCATCTGCATATGTAAAGTATACCAAGTTTCACTAGTGCTTGTAGTCTAGTGTAATGCTTCTGTTCTTCAATCAATCACTACAAATTTATCATGGTGGTTAATTATAATCTTTATTAGAGTTGAATAATCTGAGTTTTGACTCAAGAAGTTTGTTAAAAAAGCATTGAGACCACCAATTAGGTAAGTGGGATTTGAGTGACTCTTTGATTGGATGTTAAAGTAGTTCATGTTGcattctttttcatatatatgtgaaaaaaaaaaaattacaaagtgAATCCTACTTGTAACTCACTGCGCTTCTTTGAATCCCCTTTCATTACTTAAAGCTTTAAATCCCATTAAATTTAAAGCTTTGGATATTAATTGATTAGCTACTAGCTAGTGACATGGTTGAAGCTTTACATAATTGATTAGCTccacattatttttgtttataataactCGATATGACAAAACTTTGGGACAGCTTCACACACAAATGTCAAATTCAAAAGACGAGTGTACAAATAAAACTCTCAAGTTTATGTAGTAGATTATTCGTATTGGTCGAGTTTGGattacatattaaataaataaataaaaaagtcaaTACAACAAATTGAAGGGACAACTTCACCAACATACACATTGAATAATATACGTcatacaattttgtttatagAAAATTGAATGTTGTTGCTTGCCAAATAAAGGTCACTTTCTAAATAAGTAGACTTTTATCGACCATAACATACATAGTAGTTTCGacaatctatactattaattggggagcaCACTTaggaatataaaaaataaaaaaaaaacataacatatattcATGTTGCCAAACAGGTTCAGttacttatataataaaaaataaaaaataaacaatatatggtaaacaaaaactattagtcagaaatctaatatttatggaaacaataattatgaaattaattataaaatcaaaattaccctatatttttggaaatggtttaaagtttaatgtttgcttccataataatcaaaaaattttaaatcgaaaattttatatatatatatatatattaattgggaGCACACTTAgggatacaaaaaaataaaaaaacaggaCATATATTCATGTTGCGAAACAGGTTCcattacttatataattaaaaataaaagaataaacatctatactattaattggggagcaTACTTaggaatataaaaaataaaaaaacataacatatattcatgttgccaaacaggttcagttacttatataattaaaaataaaaaataaacaatatatggtaaacaaaaactattagtcaaaaatctaatatttatggaaacaagaattatgaaattaattataaaatcaaaattactctatatttttggaaatggtttaaagtttaatgtttgcttccataataatcaaaattttttaatcgaaaattatatatatatatatattaattgggaGCACACTtagtgatataaaaaaaattgaattgcaTATACTGTTTTgactcatttttttatttttcttttatttttaccaaactaataataatattagtttttatatatttttaacttcattttttattttatcaatacttATTATAATGAACTTCTATAATTATGGCTCCTAAAGACTTTGGGTTGAATTAAATTAgacaaatttatgttttctgtcaaaatttatatattataggtcttctcactatttttaataaattgtctaatataaacaatttaatcaaattaaaaaaaaaattaaaaaccctgcACAAAAGTGCGGGTTGGTCCATAGGTTTACTTCACATAAATCAACcccaaataattttagttttactaatacataattgtaaaaaaagaaaaaaaaaagaagatcagATACGAGACGGGAACGggtaatctaaaaaaaaaaagattatataaactattttcatagaaaaaaaacaagaaataaatatatcaagatgagattataaaattacgaTAGTTAATTTATACTTTATGTGAATCCAACATTTATGGTGAAGCggttattatttcaaacgtgTAGAAATTTGATGAAggtaaaccaatataagtttatgttataaatgttataccaaataattatatttacaaataaaatgttatgtGGATGTGAATCTTTTACCTACTTCCTTATTTGTTGGACTAGAATATAAAATCtcaaattgataaaatattattaaaactacGGTTATAAGATAAAAAAGGGACATACCGTATATGGGATGAGACGGGTTCAGAAACACATAAACAGATCTATATACTatctttctcttactattttttaatgtacttaaatctaatcatcttctttccaagccaaactgaaaataaattggtacaaagttagattatgaatgttaataacatttttaacattcataattacAAATGTAACTCCGCATAATCCAAACTTAATTAcaaacttagtttttttaaaattacccCCGCACATATGTGCGGGTCCAATCCCTA
This genomic window contains:
- the LOC104787143 gene encoding U4/U6 small nuclear ribonucleoprotein Prp31 isoform X1, with amino-acid sequence MATLEDSFLADLDELSDNEAEMDENDGDVGNEEEDVDMDMADLETLNYDDLDIVSKLQKSQRYIDIMQKVEEALAKDSDGAEKGTVLEDDPEYKLIVDCNQLSVDIENEIAIVHNFIRDKYKLKFQELESLVHHPIDYARVVKKIGNETDITLVDLGDLLPSAIIMGISVTSLTTKGSPLPEDVLQKVLGACDRALDLDSARKKVLDFVESKMGSIAPNLSAIVGSAVAAKLVGTAGGVSALAKMPACNVQVLGHKRKNLAGFSSTSQSRVGYLEQTEILQSTPPGLRARASRLVAAKSTLAARVDATRGDMAGINGRALREEIRKKIEKWQEPPPARQPKPLPVPDSEPKKRRGGRRLRKMKERYAVTDMRKMANRMRFGTPEESSLGAGLGEGYGMLGQAGSNRLRVSSVPSKLKLNAKVAKKLKERQYTGGATTSGLTSSLAFTPVQGIELCNPQQALGLGSGTQSTYFSESGTFSKLKKI
- the LOC104787143 gene encoding U4/U6 small nuclear ribonucleoprotein Prp31 isoform X4 produces the protein MDENDGDVGNEEEDVDMDMADLETLNYDDLDIVSKLQKSQRYIDIMQKVEEALAKDSDGAEKGTVLEDDPEYKLIVDCNQLSVDIENEIAIVHNFIRDKYKLKFQELESLVHHPIDYARVVKKIGNETDITLVDLGDLLPSAIIMGISVTSLTTKGSPLPEDVLQKVLGACDRALDLDSARKKVLDFVESKMGSIAPNLSAIVGSAVAAKLVGTAGGVSALAKMPACNVQVLGHKRKNLAGFSSTSQSRVGYLEQTEILQSTPPGLRARASRLVAAKSTLAARVDATRGDMAGINGRALREEIRKKIEKWQEPPPARQPKPLPVPDSEPKKRRGGRRLRKMKERYAVTDMRKMANRMRFGTPEESSLGAGLGEGYGMLGQAGSNRLRVSSVPSKLKLNAKVAKKLKERQYTGGATTSGLTSSLAFTPVQGIELCNPQQALGLGSGTQSTYFSESGTFSKLKKI
- the LOC104787143 gene encoding U4/U6 small nuclear ribonucleoprotein Prp31 isoform X2, whose product is MATLEDSFLADLDELSDNEAEMDENDGDVGNEEEDVDMDMADLETLNYDDLDIVSKLQKSQRYIDIMQKVEEALAKDSDGAEKGTVLEDDPEYKLIVDCNQLSVDIENEIAIVHNFIRDKYKLKFQELESLVHHPIDYARVVKKIGNETDITLVDLGDLLPSAIIMGISVTSLTTKGSPLPEDVLQKVLGACDRALDLDSARKKVLDFVESKMGSIAPNLSAIVGSAVAAKLVGTAGGVSALAKMPACNVQVLGHKRKNLAGFSSTSQSRVGYLEQTEILQSTPPGLRARASRLVAAKSTLAARVDATRGDMAGINGRALREEIRKKIEKWQEPPPARQPKPLPVPDSEPKKRRGGRRLRKMKERYAVTDMRKMANRMRFGTPEESSLGAGLGEGYGMLGQAGSNRLRVSSVPSKLKLNAKVAKKLKERQYTGGATTSGLTSSLAFTPVQGIELCNPQQALGLGSGTQSTYFSESGTFSKLKKI
- the LOC104787143 gene encoding U4/U6 small nuclear ribonucleoprotein Prp31 isoform X3, which gives rise to MATLEDSFLADLDELSDNEAEMDENDGDVGNEEEDVDMDMADLETLNYDDLDIVSKLQKSQRYIDIMQKVEEALAKDSDGAEKGTVLEDDPEYKLIVDCNQLSVDIENEIAIVHNFIRDKYKLKFQELESLVHHPIDYARVVKKIGNETDITLVDLGDLLPSAIIMGISVTSLTTKGSPLPEDVLQKVLGACDRALDLDSARKKVLDFVESKMGSIAPNLSAIVGSAVAAKLVGTAGGVSALAKMPACNVQVLGHKRKNLAGFSSTSQSRVGYLEQTEILQSTPPGLRARASRLVAAKSTLAARVDATRGDMAGINGRALREEIRKKIEKWQEPPPARQPKPLPVPDSEPKKRRGGRRLRKMKERYAVTDMRKMANRMRFGTPEESSLGAGLGEGYGMLGQAGSNRLRVSSVPSKLKLNAKVAKKLKERQYTGGATTSGLTSSLAFTPVQGIELCNPQQALGLGSGTQSTYFSESGTFSKLKKI
- the LOC104787143 gene encoding U4/U6 small nuclear ribonucleoprotein Prp31 isoform X5, which gives rise to MDMADLETLNYDDLDIVSKLQKSQRYIDIMQKVEEALAKDSDGAEKGTVLEDDPEYKLIVDCNQLSVDIENEIAIVHNFIRDKYKLKFQELESLVHHPIDYARVVKKIGNETDITLVDLGDLLPSAIIMGISVTSLTTKGSPLPEDVLQKVLGACDRALDLDSARKKVLDFVESKMGSIAPNLSAIVGSAVAAKLVGTAGGVSALAKMPACNVQVLGHKRKNLAGFSSTSQSRVGYLEQTEILQSTPPGLRARASRLVAAKSTLAARVDATRGDMAGINGRALREEIRKKIEKWQEPPPARQPKPLPVPDSEPKKRRGGRRLRKMKERYAVTDMRKMANRMRFGTPEESSLGAGLGEGYGMLGQAGSNRLRVSSVPSKLKLNAKVAKKLKERQYTGGATTSGLTSSLAFTPVQGIELCNPQQALGLGSGTQSTYFSESGTFSKLKKI